A genomic window from Terrisporobacter glycolicus ATCC 14880 = DSM 1288 includes:
- the groL gene encoding chaperonin GroEL (60 kDa chaperone family; promotes refolding of misfolded polypeptides especially under stressful conditions; forms two stacked rings of heptamers to form a barrel-shaped 14mer; ends can be capped by GroES; misfolded proteins enter the barrel where they are refolded when GroES binds), giving the protein MAKDIRFAQDTRKALETGVNKLADTVKVTLGPKGRNVILDKMFGVPLITNDGVTIAKEIELEDRFENMGAQLVKQVATKTNDVAGDGTTTATVLAQAIIREGLKNVTAGANPIILRKGIQKSVEASVEELKKQSRTIETQEEIAQVGAVSSGDDEIGKLIAEAMKVVGKEGVITVEESKTMNTELETVEGMQFDRGFVSAYMVTDVDKMEAVLNDPYILITDKKISNIQELLPILNQIVEQGKRLLIIAEDVEGEALSTLVLNKLRGVCEIVAVKAPGFGDRRKEMLQDIAILTGGVVISEEVGYDLKEADLDLLGRASSVKVVKDSTTIVGGHGTKEDIQNRVNQIKHLVEVTTSDFDKEKLLERLAKLSGGVAVVKVGAATEVEMKEKKLRIEDALNATRAAVEEGIVAGGGTALVSTIPVLDKLVETLEGEEQLGAKIVRKALEEPLRQIAINAGLEGAVIVQNVIAEDPEIGFDALNEKYVNMIESGIVDPTKVTRSALQNAASIAGVFLTTEAAVADIPEKEDKAAPMGAGMPGMM; this is encoded by the coding sequence ATGGCAAAGGATATTAGATTTGCGCAAGATACAAGAAAAGCATTAGAAACTGGTGTAAACAAATTAGCTGATACAGTTAAGGTAACTCTTGGACCAAAGGGAAGAAATGTTATATTAGACAAAATGTTTGGAGTACCTCTAATAACTAATGATGGTGTTACTATAGCAAAAGAAATAGAATTAGAAGATAGATTTGAAAATATGGGTGCACAGCTTGTTAAGCAAGTTGCTACTAAAACAAATGATGTAGCAGGAGACGGTACAACTACTGCTACAGTTTTAGCACAAGCAATAATAAGAGAAGGTTTAAAAAATGTTACTGCTGGAGCTAATCCAATAATACTTAGAAAAGGGATACAAAAATCAGTAGAAGCTTCAGTTGAAGAATTAAAGAAACAATCAAGAACAATAGAAACTCAAGAAGAAATAGCTCAAGTTGGAGCGGTGTCTTCGGGAGATGATGAAATAGGTAAATTAATAGCTGAGGCAATGAAAGTAGTAGGAAAAGAAGGCGTTATAACTGTAGAAGAGTCAAAGACTATGAATACAGAATTAGAAACTGTTGAAGGTATGCAGTTTGATAGAGGATTTGTTTCTGCATACATGGTTACAGATGTAGATAAAATGGAGGCAGTTTTAAATGATCCTTATATATTAATAACTGACAAGAAAATATCTAATATACAAGAATTATTGCCAATACTAAATCAAATAGTGGAACAAGGTAAGAGATTATTAATAATAGCAGAAGATGTGGAAGGTGAAGCATTATCTACATTAGTTCTTAATAAATTAAGAGGAGTTTGTGAAATAGTTGCAGTTAAGGCTCCAGGATTTGGTGATAGAAGAAAAGAAATGCTTCAAGATATAGCTATTCTTACTGGTGGTGTTGTAATATCAGAAGAAGTAGGGTATGACTTAAAAGAAGCTGATTTAGATTTATTAGGTAGAGCTTCATCAGTTAAAGTAGTAAAAGATAGCACTACTATAGTTGGTGGTCATGGAACAAAAGAAGATATACAAAATAGAGTTAATCAAATAAAACATTTAGTAGAAGTTACAACTTCTGATTTTGATAAAGAAAAATTATTAGAAAGATTAGCTAAGTTATCTGGTGGAGTTGCAGTAGTTAAAGTTGGTGCAGCTACAGAAGTAGAAATGAAAGAGAAGAAATTAAGAATAGAAGATGCTTTAAATGCAACTAGAGCTGCTGTTGAAGAAGGTATAGTTGCTGGTGGTGGTACTGCATTAGTTAGTACAATACCAGTTTTAGATAAACTAGTTGAAACTCTTGAAGGAGAAGAGCAACTAGGAGCTAAAATAGTAAGAAAAGCATTAGAAGAACCATTAAGACAAATAGCTATAAATGCTGGTCTTGAAGGTGCAGTAATAGTTCAAAATGTAATAGCAGAAGATCCTGAAATAGGATTTGATGCATTAAACGAAAAATATGTAAACATGATAGAATCTGGTATAGTTGACCCAACTAAAGTTACTAGAAGTGCTCTTCAAAATGCAGCATCTATAGCAGGAGTATTCTTAACAACAGAAGCTGCTGTTGCAGATATTCCAGAAAAAGAAGATAAAGCTGCACCTATGGGAGCAGGAATGCCAGGAATGATGTAA
- a CDS encoding co-chaperone GroES — MKIRPLADRVVIKKVEAEEKTASGIILPGSAKEQPQMAQVIEVGPGGFVDGSEVKMEVEVGDKVIYSKYAGNEVKIDSEEYIILRQSDILAVIE; from the coding sequence ATGAAAATAAGACCTTTAGCAGACAGAGTAGTAATCAAAAAAGTTGAAGCAGAAGAGAAAACTGCAAGTGGTATTATTTTACCAGGTTCAGCAAAAGAACAACCACAAATGGCACAAGTTATAGAAGTTGGGCCAGGAGGCTTCGTAGATGGAAGTGAAGTAAAAATGGAAGTTGAAGTTGGAGATAAAGTAATATACTCAAAATATGCAGGGAATGAAGTTAAAATAGACTCAGAAGAATACATAATTTTAAGACAAAGCGATATATTAGCTGTTATTGAGTAA
- the guaB gene encoding IMP dehydrogenase has product MATIIKEGLTFDDVLLIPQRSEILPKEINTQTYLTKTIQLNIPLMSAGMDTVTESKMAISMARQGGMGIIHKNMSIAEQASEVDRVKRSESGVIVDPFYLTKDHTIQDADNIMGKFRISGVPIIDEDKKLIGIITNRDIKFEKDMSKKIEDAMTKDNLVTAREGVTLEEAEQILKQHKIEKLPIVDEDNHLKGLITIKDIEKKIQYPNSAKDKKGRLLCGAAVGITGDVLDRVKALYEAKVDAIVLDSAHGHSKGVIEAVQKIKSAYPDLQVIAGNVATAQGCEDLIKAGADCVKIGMGPGSICTTRVVAGIGVPQVTAVMDCAEVAKKYGVPVIADGGIKFSGDVVKALAAGANVCMMGSLFAGTDESPGETVLYRGRSYKAYRGMGSIAAMEDGSKDRYFQDGAKKLVPEGVEGMVPYKGKAEDIAYQMIGGLRSGMGYCGAPTIKDLQETAQFVKITAASLKESHPHDITITKEAPNYSTQGDMM; this is encoded by the coding sequence ATGGCTACAATAATAAAAGAAGGATTAACTTTTGATGATGTTTTATTAATACCTCAAAGATCAGAAATATTACCAAAAGAGATAAATACACAAACATACTTAACTAAGACAATACAATTAAATATACCTTTAATGAGTGCTGGAATGGATACTGTTACAGAGTCAAAAATGGCAATATCTATGGCTAGACAAGGTGGTATGGGTATAATTCATAAAAATATGTCTATTGCAGAGCAAGCTTCAGAAGTAGATAGAGTAAAAAGAAGCGAAAGTGGAGTAATTGTGGATCCATTTTACTTAACAAAAGACCATACGATTCAAGATGCTGACAATATAATGGGAAAATTTAGAATATCAGGAGTTCCAATAATTGACGAAGATAAAAAGCTTATTGGAATAATAACAAACAGAGATATTAAGTTTGAAAAAGATATGTCTAAAAAAATAGAAGATGCTATGACTAAAGATAATCTAGTAACAGCTAGAGAAGGGGTTACTTTAGAAGAGGCTGAACAAATTCTTAAACAACATAAAATTGAAAAATTACCAATAGTAGATGAAGATAATCATTTAAAAGGTTTAATAACAATAAAAGATATAGAAAAGAAAATTCAATATCCAAACTCTGCAAAAGATAAAAAAGGAAGACTTTTATGTGGAGCAGCAGTTGGTATAACAGGAGATGTATTAGATAGAGTAAAAGCATTATATGAAGCTAAAGTAGATGCTATAGTTTTAGATAGTGCACATGGACACTCAAAAGGTGTTATAGAAGCGGTTCAAAAAATAAAATCAGCATATCCAGACTTACAAGTAATAGCAGGAAATGTAGCTACAGCTCAAGGTTGTGAAGACTTAATAAAAGCTGGAGCTGACTGTGTAAAAATAGGTATGGGTCCAGGATCTATATGTACTACAAGAGTAGTTGCTGGCATAGGGGTTCCACAAGTAACAGCAGTTATGGATTGTGCAGAAGTTGCTAAAAAATATGGAGTACCAGTAATAGCTGATGGTGGGATTAAATTCTCTGGTGATGTAGTTAAAGCTTTAGCTGCTGGAGCAAATGTTTGTATGATGGGATCTTTATTTGCAGGAACTGATGAAAGTCCAGGGGAAACAGTTCTTTACAGAGGTAGATCATACAAAGCATATAGAGGAATGGGTTCTATAGCGGCTATGGAAGACGGATCAAAAGATAGATATTTCCAAGATGGTGCTAAGAAATTAGTTCCAGAAGGTGTAGAAGGAATGGTTCCTTATAAAGGAAAAGCGGAAGATATAGCTTATCAAATGATAGGTGGTTTAAGATCAGGAATGGGTTACTGTGGAGCACCTACAATAAAAGACTTACAAGAAACAGCTCAATTTGTAAAAATAACAGCGGCTTCTCTAAAAGAAAGTCATCCACATGATATAACAATAACAAAAGAAGCGCCAAACTATAGTACACAAGGAGATATGATGTAA
- a CDS encoding BMP family lipoprotein — translation MNYKKIVALSSAILIGLISIVGCTSKKNNTETKDTKSMKIGMVADVGGINDESFNQSAWEGLQKAQKELGVEVKVIESKQASEYIGNIETLADDGMDLIIGVGNTMVEDIKTQANNYPDISFAIIDETYDTIPKNITPILFKENEATFLAGLIAGKMTKTNKVGFIGGMENQIIYRFLYGYEYGVDKSNDEADVQVQFAGTFADAAKGKSIANQMYSNGVDVILSAAGGTGVGAIESAKEQNKYAIGVDKDQSDLAPKNVLTSALKKVNVGVYDTVKEFKDGKLTGGQAKIYGLKEDGVGIPESTKNLVPQDVLDYVNTMADKVKNGEIKVPNTEEELDKLD, via the coding sequence ATGAATTATAAAAAAATTGTAGCATTAAGTTCAGCCATACTGATAGGTTTAATAAGTATAGTGGGGTGTACAAGTAAAAAAAATAACACAGAAACAAAAGACACTAAAAGTATGAAAATAGGAATGGTTGCCGATGTAGGCGGGATAAATGACGAATCTTTTAACCAAAGTGCATGGGAAGGATTACAAAAAGCACAGAAAGAATTAGGAGTAGAAGTAAAGGTAATAGAATCAAAACAGGCTTCTGAGTATATTGGAAATATAGAAACTTTAGCTGATGATGGAATGGATTTGATTATAGGTGTTGGTAATACTATGGTAGAAGATATTAAAACTCAAGCAAATAATTATCCAGATATAAGTTTTGCTATAATAGATGAAACTTATGACACAATACCAAAAAATATAACGCCTATATTATTTAAAGAAAATGAAGCTACTTTTTTAGCTGGACTAATAGCAGGAAAAATGACAAAAACTAATAAAGTTGGTTTTATAGGTGGAATGGAAAATCAGATTATATATAGATTTTTGTATGGATATGAATATGGTGTAGATAAATCTAATGATGAGGCAGATGTACAAGTCCAATTTGCAGGAACCTTTGCAGATGCAGCAAAAGGAAAATCCATAGCAAATCAAATGTATTCAAATGGTGTAGATGTAATTCTTTCCGCAGCAGGAGGAACAGGTGTAGGAGCTATAGAGTCAGCTAAAGAACAAAATAAATACGCAATTGGCGTAGATAAAGATCAAAGTGATTTAGCACCAAAGAATGTTTTAACATCAGCTTTGAAAAAAGTTAATGTTGGTGTATATGATACAGTTAAAGAATTTAAAGATGGAAAACTAACTGGTGGACAAGCTAAAATATATGGATTAAAAGAAGATGGTGTTGGTATACCTGAATCTACAAAGAATTTAGTTCCTCAAGATGTGCTAGACTATGTAAATACTATGGCAGATAAAGTTAAAAATGGAGAAATAAAAGTTCCAAATACAGAAGAAGAACTTGATAAATTAGACTAA
- the guaA gene encoding glutamine-hydrolyzing GMP synthase, which translates to MKHELVLVVDFGGQYNQLIARRVRENNVYCEIIPYTTDIEVIKAKNPKGIIFTGGPNSAYLADSPTISKEIFEIGVPILGICYGHQIMSHVLGGVVRKGNTSEKEYGKTVITYNESKLFEGMSTNTVWMSHTDLVDTVAEGFEVIAYTADCPVAAVENKEKNLYGVQFHPEVEHCLEGDKILKNFLYNVCEVSGDWTTDSFINDKIKELKETIGDKKVLCALSGGVDSSVAAVLVHKAIGDNLTCVFVDHGLLRKNEGDDVERIFRDKFDMNLIRVNCEDRFLGKLKGVTEPESKRKIIGEEFIRVFEEESNKLGKMDFLVQGTIYPDVVESGHGEAATIKSHHNVGGIPEDIEFQIVEPLRELFKDEVRKIGLELGIEEGLIFRHPFPGPGLGIRVIGEVTKERCDILREADAIYMEELKKAGLYKEIWQAFATLPDVKTVGVMGDERTYAYLVGIRAVTSSDGMTSDWYKMPYDVLEKISNRIVNEVDGANRVVYDITSKPPGTIEWE; encoded by the coding sequence ATGAAGCATGAATTAGTATTAGTTGTTGACTTTGGAGGTCAATATAATCAGTTAATAGCAAGAAGAGTAAGAGAGAATAACGTATATTGTGAGATAATACCATATACTACAGATATAGAAGTTATAAAAGCTAAAAATCCAAAAGGGATAATATTTACAGGAGGACCTAATAGTGCATACTTAGCAGATTCTCCAACAATATCAAAAGAAATATTTGAAATAGGAGTTCCAATACTTGGAATATGTTACGGACATCAAATAATGTCACATGTTTTAGGTGGCGTTGTTAGAAAAGGTAATACATCTGAAAAAGAGTATGGAAAAACAGTTATAACATATAATGAATCAAAATTATTTGAAGGAATGTCAACTAATACAGTTTGGATGAGTCATACAGATCTAGTTGATACTGTAGCAGAAGGATTTGAAGTAATAGCCTATACAGCTGATTGTCCAGTTGCAGCAGTAGAAAACAAAGAAAAAAATCTTTATGGAGTACAATTCCATCCAGAGGTTGAACATTGTTTAGAAGGAGATAAAATACTTAAAAACTTCTTATACAATGTTTGTGAAGTAAGTGGAGATTGGACTACAGATTCATTTATAAATGATAAGATAAAAGAGTTAAAAGAAACAATAGGTGATAAAAAAGTATTGTGTGCTTTAAGTGGTGGAGTTGACTCGTCAGTTGCAGCAGTGCTTGTTCATAAGGCTATAGGAGATAACTTAACTTGTGTATTCGTTGACCATGGATTACTTAGAAAAAATGAAGGTGATGATGTAGAAAGAATATTCAGAGATAAGTTTGATATGAACTTAATAAGAGTTAACTGTGAAGATAGATTCTTAGGAAAATTAAAAGGTGTAACAGAGCCAGAATCTAAGAGAAAAATAATAGGTGAAGAGTTCATAAGAGTATTTGAAGAAGAATCAAATAAACTTGGAAAAATGGACTTCTTAGTACAAGGAACTATATATCCAGACGTTGTAGAAAGTGGACATGGAGAAGCTGCTACAATAAAATCTCATCACAATGTTGGTGGAATACCTGAAGATATAGAATTCCAAATAGTAGAACCATTAAGAGAATTATTCAAAGATGAAGTTAGAAAAATAGGTTTAGAACTTGGAATAGAAGAAGGATTAATATTTAGACATCCATTCCCAGGACCAGGACTTGGAATAAGAGTTATCGGTGAAGTTACAAAAGAAAGATGTGACATCTTAAGAGAAGCTGATGCTATATATATGGAAGAACTTAAAAAAGCAGGTTTATACAAAGAAATATGGCAAGCATTTGCTACATTACCAGACGTAAAAACTGTAGGAGTTATGGGAGATGAAAGAACTTACGCTTACTTAGTAGGTATAAGAGCGGTAACATCTTCTGACGGAATGACTTCTGACTGGTACAAAATGCCATATGACGTTTTAGAGAAAATATCAAACAGAATAGTAAATGAAGTTGATGGAGCAAACAGAGTTGTTTACGACATAACTTCAAAACCACCAGGAACTATAGAGTGGGAATAA
- a CDS encoding NCS2 family permease — MEMTSKTKKENLLQKVFKLEENNTDTKTEVMAGITTFMTMAYILVVNPSILSQTGMDQGAVFVATALSAAIATFFMGFLANYPIALAPGMGLNVFFANTIVLQMGYSWQFALMAVFIEGLIFILLTVTNLREKIIECIPTNLKYAVTAGVGLFIAYIGLKNASIIVDGSLGNLHDPLVILTLFGLLVTGVLVAKNKKGALLISIVVISVIGMGLKLVGLPEGIMSLSIPSLKPVFLQAFSVNPNEIFSLNMVIVVFTLLFVDLFDTVGCLVGVAEKGNLLDENGNIPKAKEAMLADAIGTTTGALLGTSTVTSFIESASGIGEGGKTGLTAVTTGILFVLSLLFSPLFVAIPTQATSAVLIIVGVMMAGSLNKIDFSDFTNAIPAFITFSFMPLTNSIGDGIIFGILSYTLLKLATNRKEEVNLSMIILSFLFIIKFVLLG, encoded by the coding sequence ATGGAAATGACATCAAAAACAAAAAAAGAAAATTTACTACAGAAAGTTTTTAAATTAGAAGAAAATAATACAGACACAAAGACAGAAGTGATGGCAGGAATAACTACATTTATGACAATGGCATATATATTAGTTGTTAACCCATCTATACTTTCTCAAACGGGGATGGATCAAGGAGCAGTATTTGTTGCAACAGCTTTATCAGCAGCAATAGCAACTTTCTTTATGGGATTTTTAGCAAATTATCCAATAGCATTAGCTCCAGGTATGGGATTAAATGTATTCTTTGCTAATACCATAGTTTTACAAATGGGATATTCGTGGCAATTTGCTCTTATGGCAGTATTTATAGAAGGACTTATATTTATTTTACTTACAGTAACAAATTTAAGAGAAAAAATAATTGAATGTATACCAACAAACTTAAAATATGCTGTAACAGCAGGTGTTGGTTTATTTATAGCTTATATAGGATTAAAAAATGCAAGTATAATAGTTGATGGAAGTTTAGGAAATTTACATGATCCATTAGTTATATTAACATTATTCGGATTATTAGTAACAGGAGTACTGGTTGCTAAAAATAAAAAAGGTGCATTATTAATTTCTATAGTAGTAATATCTGTTATAGGCATGGGCCTTAAATTAGTGGGTCTACCAGAAGGTATAATGTCGCTTAGCATACCTTCATTAAAACCAGTATTTTTACAAGCATTCTCAGTAAATCCTAATGAAATATTTAGTTTAAATATGGTAATAGTAGTATTTACATTATTATTTGTTGACTTATTCGATACAGTAGGGTGCTTAGTAGGTGTTGCTGAAAAAGGAAATCTTTTAGATGAAAATGGAAATATACCAAAAGCTAAAGAAGCTATGTTAGCTGATGCTATAGGAACAACGACAGGAGCTTTACTTGGAACATCAACAGTAACTTCATTTATAGAAAGTGCATCAGGAATTGGTGAAGGTGGAAAAACTGGTTTAACTGCTGTGACAACAGGAATACTATTTGTTTTATCATTATTATTTTCTCCATTATTTGTTGCAATACCAACACAAGCTACTTCAGCTGTATTAATAATAGTTGGTGTAATGATGGCAGGATCACTTAATAAAATTGATTTTTCTGATTTTACAAATGCAATACCAGCATTTATAACTTTCTCATTTATGCCACTTACAAATAGTATTGGAGACGGTATTATATTCGGTATATTATCTTACACATTATTAAAATTAGCTACAAATAGAAAAGAAGAAGTAAACTTATCAATGATAATTCTATCGTTCTTGTTCATTATAAAGTTCGTACTTTTAGGATAA
- a CDS encoding copper homeostasis protein CutC, with the protein MLEIIGMTVEDAKSIEKCGADRIELVSALTEGGLTPSYGLIESVVNSVDIPVNVMIRHHASGFVYSEEDLKIMKKDIQVVKSLGANGVVLGVLDDKNNINEQHLIELLNECDGLDVTFHRAIDDTDLNESMKILKKYKKITNILTSGGKKNITENINEIKDIIDEEKKINILLGGGLNFDNVDKIKKSTKATDFHFGTAVRVDNNPFKGIDEEKLKKLVCLIKS; encoded by the coding sequence ATGCTAGAGATAATAGGAATGACAGTAGAAGATGCTAAATCTATAGAAAAGTGTGGTGCAGATAGAATAGAACTTGTAAGTGCATTAACTGAAGGTGGCTTGACGCCAAGTTATGGGCTTATAGAAAGTGTAGTAAACAGCGTAGATATACCTGTAAATGTAATGATAAGACACCATGCCAGTGGATTTGTATATAGTGAAGAGGATTTGAAAATAATGAAAAAAGATATACAAGTAGTAAAAAGTTTAGGCGCTAATGGCGTAGTTTTAGGGGTTTTAGATGATAAAAATAATATTAATGAACAACATTTAATTGAACTTTTGAATGAATGTGATGGGTTAGATGTAACTTTTCATAGAGCAATAGATGATACTGACTTAAATGAAAGTATGAAAATACTTAAAAAATATAAAAAAATAACAAATATATTAACATCAGGAGGTAAAAAAAACATAACTGAAAATATAAATGAAATAAAAGATATCATAGATGAAGAAAAAAAAATAAATATACTTTTAGGTGGAGGATTAAACTTTGACAATGTTGATAAAATAAAAAAATCCACAAAAGCTACAGATTTTCACTTTGGTACAGCAGTAAGAGTAGATAATAATCCTTTTAAAGGTATAGATGAAGAAAAATTGAAAAAATTAGTATGCTTAATAAAATCATAG
- the larB gene encoding nickel pincer cofactor biosynthesis protein LarB: MDLKKLLNDVKDSNIEIEDALEKLKDLPFEDIGYAHIDHHRSIRNGYPEVIYCKGKSDAHILGIIERMNEKGSNILGTRCEKTTYDKIIKIYPNAEYDELSKILRIKNEEIKDQGKGTILIVTGGTSDIPVANEAYYTALFCGNKVEKLYDVGVAGIHRLLANRHMIENARVIVAVAGMEGALPSVIGGLVDVPVIAVPTSVGYGANFDGLAPLLAMLNSCASGISVVNIDNGFGAGYLASTINKLK; encoded by the coding sequence ATGGACTTAAAAAAATTATTAAATGATGTTAAGGATAGTAACATAGAAATAGAAGATGCCTTAGAGAAATTAAAAGATTTGCCTTTTGAAGATATAGGATATGCTCATATTGATCATCATAGAAGTATAAGAAATGGATATCCAGAAGTAATATATTGCAAGGGGAAAAGTGATGCTCATATTTTAGGGATTATAGAAAGAATGAACGAAAAAGGTAGTAATATTCTTGGAACAAGATGCGAAAAGACTACTTATGATAAAATCATTAAAATATATCCTAATGCAGAATATGATGAATTATCAAAGATATTAAGAATAAAAAATGAAGAAATAAAAGATCAGGGTAAAGGAACTATTTTAATTGTGACAGGAGGTACATCTGACATACCTGTGGCCAATGAAGCATACTATACAGCTTTATTCTGTGGAAATAAAGTAGAAAAATTATATGATGTAGGAGTTGCTGGAATTCATAGACTATTAGCTAATAGACATATGATTGAAAATGCTAGAGTCATTGTGGCAGTAGCTGGTATGGAAGGAGCTCTTCCTAGTGTAATAGGAGGCTTAGTAGATGTACCAGTTATTGCAGTGCCTACATCAGTTGGATATGGTGCAAATTTTGATGGACTAGCGCCACTTTTAGCTATGTTAAATAGTTGTGCTTCAGGTATATCTGTAGTAAACATAGATAATGGATTTGGAGCAGGATATCTGGCATCTACTATTAACAAATTAAAATAA